From the genome of Phoenix dactylifera cultivar Barhee BC4 chromosome 5, palm_55x_up_171113_PBpolish2nd_filt_p, whole genome shotgun sequence:
AATCACTTGAAAATTTGGTTATCTAAAGGACCGAGCCTtttatacttaaaaaaaaagaaaagaaaagagaatggtGTTCGTACTTCCCTCCCAATTCAAGCAGCTAGATTTGTTAATGGCATTAACAATTTATCCTTAATTGAGGTGGTATCCTTTGATGCGAAGAACCATATCTTATTTACTTCTCTCTATAGTCCTAAATTTAGTGTGTTTCGCACGTATTTTTCTAGACATCATGATAATTTAATGGTTTTCTTCAAGAATATGCTGCAATCCATCTTGATTATACAAATTTATGATGCTGCATTCATGCTTTAGTGTCGCTTCACATGAATTTGCAATTTTTTAAAGATCTTTTTGCTACTTCAAACAATTGTGACTGAGGAACTTATGATAAAGATGATTCCTTACAATATTTCAGAACTTTTAGGGATCCATCTTTTTACCAGCAACACATTGATAGTTTTAAGTCAAAATCATCCATCCACCATCTACAAACAACAGgcatataaattatatttcatCTTTGGTCCAGGATCATTCGTCGTAAGGGAAGGCCTCGGTCAATCAACTCACTGCCATTGAGCAGAGGAGGGGGGAACAATCTGACGAGTGAGATCGTAACACCTCCTTAAACATTTCAAAGCCATTCGACTTaaagaattaaaaataaaattatcaatGTTAAATAATTTCAACATGCATCCGGCATCTGATCGAATTATTTCGACCCGAACCCAACCGGGATTATTTAGCATGGGACGTCATCTTATTAGTAGTGAGTCCAAATTTCCCTCCCATGAAGGAAACGATCAATGTCCACAACCCCACAGCGAGATCGAAATGGAAAATTTACCTACCATTATATCGTTCAACGACTCTGGTTCTAAACGGCCAACCATTTACAGGTTTTAGTAGAATAAAATTTTACCGTTGGACTGCAACCCGCTGTAGCCGGTATCCGAATCCTTAACAGCGGTGTGGATCGCGATCGGGTGACCGGTTATCGGTGGTTTCCCGCGAAAAAGGGGCGGGTATTATAAACCGCAGGCATCGAATGAGGGCTCTCGCCCCTCCCCTCccacttcctcctccctctatctCCCCTGTATTTTGGACCCTGGTGCTTGTCCACTCCCggactctctctttctctctatccGTGTGTGGGTTTCTTCACAATCtggtcttcttctctcttccaaaCTCCCTCTCTCGAGCTCCTTCTCCTTCTGGTAGTAGAAAACTGCGGCTTAACTAAGCTCCGCTGTCATCAAAGAGCCACCTTGACATGGTTTTTCGGTGACTCAACGGAAGGGATCTGAATGTGATTATAGTTGGAGTAGGGGGCTGATGATATCTCCGGCGGCCATTCCATTTTTAAAGAACCCGCTGGACTGTGACAAAGGAGCAAAATTTAGGTAGGGTTAAGTTTCAGCTAATAGGTTTGTGTTTTACCTGCACTTTTTCGTTGGATATATGAGGCTTTTCAGTTCTTCTACTCGTACGGGTTCTGCGGATTTTGCTCTGTTGATACGCTGAGGTTCTGGTCTTTTACTTGCAAAGCTTAaactttttctattattttcttaaaCTCAATGAGGTAAAGCGTTCGAATGTCTTGCTTTAATATTTAACTCGGGGCTATTTTTACTCCTattgattctttctttctttcaaaaaaaaaaaatgctaatgCTTTGTTTTAAATTCACAGAGCTTTGAAGTAAGAGGAGCGTGTCTGCAACTTCCAAATTCTAGAAGGATTTGAATCCATTGAGGCTTAAATACTAGAAACTGAAGATGATTGTCGATAAGGTAGCATctgatgaagagaagggcgaGGGCAGTTGTGTATTGGTGGGACTCTCGCTGGATGCCAATGGCAGAGATATGCTCAATTGGGCCCTCAGCAAAGTTGCCAAGCAGGGCGATCGTGTCGTGGCAGTTCATGTCTGTCGCGATTCAGGTTGTAACATGATTCCATATTTCATAGCTTTATCTAGTTTGCTAATGTTCGATTCTCCTTTCAGAACCCCGCAACAGCTCCACCATTTCTCTGATCGAAGTCTTAGATGACCACTTGGCAATATATGAAGACTTGTGTAAGCTGAAGAAAGTGAGTCATCCTTGAGCAAAACCAGTTGAGTAATTGATGATAACTTGGTTTAATGCTCCAATAATTCATGGCTTGTAGGTAGTTCTTGTGGGCCGGATCTCTCCAGGAAATTCTATTCGTGAAGTCCTAGTGAAGGAGGCCAAACTCTGTTCTGCCGTGACAGTGGTGATTGGAGTCAACAAGAACTATTCATCTGGGTAGGTGCAACTCCTATTTACATTTGGGGGAATGGCAGATGCTCTTGCTAATCTGACCATGATTGTTCCTCAGGGGTTCAGCTTCTGTCGCCAAATATTGTGCCAAGAAACTCCCTCCAAGCACTGCTTTAATTGCAGTTCACGATGGAAAGGTGATATTTGAAAGGGAAGCTACCAAACCACCTTCAGGTCTGATTTCTTAGCCTCTTGACTTTAGCTTGATGCCTATGTTTTTATTCCAATCCTTGGGTTTTGGTTTTTCGCATTAGGAGGAGAACCGAAGGTGACTCTTCGTAGTGTGCTGCATCCGAGTGTTGGTTTGGATCCCAAAGTTATTTTCCCAAGTTCGAAGGTTAAGCTTGAAACAGCTACCCTTAGGATCTCCAAAGTTGGATATAGAGGTGGACTTAAGGAAGAGGGTTCAAACGATCAGGGACTTCTGGTTAATGTGAAGATGGCAGAGGTTAGACCAAGCTCAATTTCAGTTCTAGTGAGAAGGTTGCCAGAAAATAGGCTTGGTTGGCCTCTACTACAAAGAGCAGTTTCAGCAAACACAGAAGCACCAAAGGATGATGAAGACCGGAAAATGTCAGTAGTCCGGTGGGTTATGAACCTACCAAACAGAACTTTGCCATCTACTCAACCTCATATggaactaattaaggaattgaaaGTAATCTTAGGAGCAAATACCTCTGGTTGCCAATGGTTTCGATACGAGGAACTTCAGAATTCAACTGATCAGTTCTCTTCAGGTTCTCCTTCAATGCAAGATCTCTTTCAAAGATGCTCATATCACGCTTCTATCAAACATTCTGAAGGAGGTCCTGACTTCACCATGATTTCAATTTTGAACAGAGAATTTGATCGGAAAAGGAGGGAGTAGCCAAGTTTACAAAGGTTGCCTTCCTGATGGTCAGCAAGTGGCTATCAAATTATCAAAATTTTCTGCAGATGCATCGAGAGACTTCCTTTTGGAAGTTGACATCATCACTAAATTACGGCACAAGCGCATAGTGCCATTGATGGGCATTTGTGTGGAGAACAACCACCTTATTTCTGTGTACAGCTACTTCTCTAAAGGAAGTTTAGAGGAAAACCTCTACGGTATCGCcatcaaaaaaattaattcaCCTCAATTTACAAATTTTTGATTAATGCGTACCAGTGTTTTTATCGTTACAAAATTTGTCAATCTTCATCCAGGTTGATTCAAAATTTACTAAGATCTGCAGCATGCCTATTAGTGTGGTCCTCATGCTTTTCATTTTATCATTTAATTTTCTGATGTTTTAGATTATTTTGCGTATTCGATTTTTTTGTATCATTGTCAAGCTAGCCCAAATAGATCACTTTATGGCATTGCTTCCAACTGATGAAAGACAGGTAAAGGAGTCGAGGCACCACTACCATGGGACATGAGATTTAAGGTGGCAATGGGGGTTGCTGAGGCCCTAGGCTACCTTCACAGTGGCTGTTCTCAACCAGTAATTCATAGAGATGTCAAGTCCTCAAACATTCTTCTCAATGATGAATTTGAGCCTCAGGTAATATTCCAAACTCAATTAGCATAGGCATTTGAAAATTTTCGACTAGATTTGAAGAAAtctggtctctctctctctctctctctctctctctctctacgacAGTTATCTGATTTTGGCTTAGCTACATGGGCACCAACAACTTCAGCCTACGTAACACATGGTGATGTTGTTGGAACTTTTGGGTATACTTCTTTTCCATCAAACTGTGCCCAATTTGCAGTGATTTGATGTGATCCTCTGTAAATGAAGATTCTTAATAATTGGATCGCCTCCACAGGTACCTTGCTCCTGAGTACTTTATGTATGGGAAGATTAGTGAAAAGATTGATGTCTATGCCTTTGGAGTTGTTCTACTTGAACTGCTATCAGGAAGAAAACCAATCAACGATGGCAATCCCAAAGGCCAAGAAAGTCTGGTCATGTGGGTAAGGCCCTTATCTGTTGCAGAATTTTACTACTTCACAAAAGTTCCATGTTCTGTTCTTGAGAGATGCCAAAAGATAATCATGGATTTCCCTCGTCTTGCCATTTATATTTGTGTTATTGCTCAGAACCCTAATTTTGACTTTGAGGAATTTTactacacacaaacacacacacacacacacacaaagaaaGCTTGCTTTGGCAGAAGTTCAGCCTTCAGTAGTAATGAGGCACATAaaatttgatgaagctaattaTTCAACCCAAACAGGTAGACATGGACTGATCTATGATTTCAAGCACTTGTTTGTACCAAAATATCTGAATCTGAATAACCAAATTTAAGAAAACTTTTTTGATTGGATGATACTTTCTGAGCAGGCAACACCAATACTAGAGAGAGGGGATGTTATGAACTTAGTGGATCCCAATCTTGACGCGAAGCTTGATGAGGTTCATATGAGAACAATAATTTTAGCTGCATCTCTTTGCATTAGAAGGGCCGCTAGTCTCCGACCTCGAATGAGCCAAGTAATTCATGCATACTAGAAGGGTTCTCTGTTTACATTAT
Proteins encoded in this window:
- the LOC103714632 gene encoding interleukin-1 receptor-associated kinase 4-like isoform X2, with translation MIVDKVASDEEKGEGSCVLVGLSLDANGRDMLNWALSKVAKQGDRVVAVHVCRDSEPRNSSTISLIEVLDDHLAIYEDLCKLKKVVLVGRISPGNSIREVLVKEAKLCSAVTVVIGVNKNYSSGGSASVAKYCAKKLPPSTALIAVHDGKVIFEREATKPPSGGEPKVTLRSVLHPSVGLDPKVIFPSSKVKLETATLRISKVGYRGGLKEEGSNDQGLLVNVKMAEVRPSSISVLVRRLPENRLGWPLLQRAVSANTEAPKDDEDRKMSVVRWVMNLPNRTLPSTQPHMELIKELKVILGANTSGCQWFRYEELQNSTDQFSSENLIGKGGSSQVYKGCLPDGQQVAIKLSKFSADASRDFLLEVDIITKLRHKRIVPLMGICVENNHLISVYSYFSKGSLEENLYGKGVEAPLPWDMRFKVAMGVAEALGYLHSGCSQPVIHRDVKSSNILLNDEFEPQLSDFGLATWAPTTSAYVTHGDVVGTFGYLAPEYFMYGKISEKIDVYAFGVVLLELLSGRKPINDGNPKGQESLVMWILNLLQGVEDIEAWMNCHIDTTLNELDCQDEETYPASSIETHLGLALLDVEDNASVASFEQSQLAHLEEYLRGRWSRSSSFD
- the LOC103714632 gene encoding probable serine/threonine-protein kinase PBL23 isoform X1 — translated: MIVDKVASDEEKGEGSCVLVGLSLDANGRDMLNWALSKVAKQGDRVVAVHVCRDSEPRNSSTISLIEVLDDHLAIYEDLCKLKKVVLVGRISPGNSIREVLVKEAKLCSAVTVVIGVNKNYSSGGSASVAKYCAKKLPPSTALIAVHDGKVIFEREATKPPSGGEPKVTLRSVLHPSVGLDPKVIFPSSKVKLETATLRISKVGYRGGLKEEGSNDQGLLVNVKMAEVRPSSISVLVRRLPENRLGWPLLQRAVSANTEAPKDDEDRKMSVVRWVMNLPNRTLPSTQPHMELIKELKVILGANTSGCQWFRYEELQNSTDQFSSENLIGKGGSSQVYKGCLPDGQQVAIKLSKFSADASRDFLLEVDIITKLRHKRIVPLMGICVENNHLISVYSYFSKGSLEENLYGKGVEAPLPWDMRFKVAMGVAEALGYLHSGCSQPVIHRDVKSSNILLNDEFEPQLSDFGLATWAPTTSAYVTHGDVVGTFGYLAPEYFMYGKISEKIDVYAFGVVLLELLSGRKPINDGNPKGQESLVMWATPILERGDVMNLVDPNLDAKLDEVHMRTIILAASLCIRRAASLRPRMSQILNLLQGVEDIEAWMNCHIDTTLNELDCQDEETYPASSIETHLGLALLDVEDNASVASFEQSQLAHLEEYLRGRWSRSSSFD